TAAATAATGGAATAGGTGTTTTACCACCTGATACAGCAATAGAAGCATGTCCCTTTTTATCAATAGCTTGTTTCAAATCTTTGACAATATAAGCAGCTAAATCTTCAATTAATAATTGACTATTTGGATATTTTTTTAATGTAAACATATTGTTAAATTCCTCTATTCAAACTCATGCCATGAATGACCATCTTTAGTTATCAAAGCAACCGAAGCGACAGGCCCCCAAGTACCAGCAGGATAAATTTTAGGTTGTTCATTATCTAATTTCCAGGCACTAATAATTGAATCAACCCATTTCCAAGCTGCCTCTACTTCATCTCGATGAACAAATAATGCTTGTCTTCCTCGCATCACTTCAAGTAACAACCGCTCATAAGCATCAGCACTTTGTTGATGAAAAGTTTCACTAAAACTTAAATCTAACTTAGTCGTTTGTAAATTATGTGTACTGTCTAATCCTGGCACCTTATTTAAAATTTCAATATCCATACCTTCATCTGGCTGTAGACGAATTGTTAGTTTATTCTGCGGTAGTTCAGAATAAGACTCACTAAATAAATTAAGGGGTAAAGATTTAAAATAAACTACTACTTCAGAACACTTGCTTGGTAAACGTTTGCCGGTTCGTAAATAAAAAGGCACACCCGCCCAACGCCAATTATCAATATCAACTCGAATAGCAACAAATGTTTCCGTATTACTTTGTTTGTTTGCACCATCTTCTTCTAAATAACCAGGAACATTGATACCATTAACAAACCCTGCAGTATATTGTCCTCTAACAACTTTTTCACGGATATTTGCTTTATTAATTGGACGTAATGCATTAAGTACAGCAATCTTTTCTCTACGCAAGCTATTATCTTCAAGATTTGCAGGTGGAGACATGGCAATCATCGTCAGAATTTGTAATAAATGGTTTTGCACCATATCACGCATTTGACCCGCTTTATCAAAATAACCCCAGCGACCTTCAATTCCTACTTGTTCTGCAACGGTGATTTCAACATGATCAATAGAATTTCTATCCCAAAGCGAAGCAAATACAGGATTAGCGAAACGAAGTGCGAGTAAATTTAAAACTGACTCTTTTCCTAAGTAATGGTCGATACGATAAACTTGTGATTCACTGAAAAATTTTGCAACTGAATCATTAATTTCCTTTGATGATTGCAGATCAAAACCTAGTGGTTTTTCCATTACAATTCTATTTTGAGCCTGATTTAAACCTGCTTCAGCTAACCCTTGGCAAATCGTACCAAAGGCATTGGGATGCATCGCAAAATAGAAAATAGCAGGATGTGACTTTTCAAGCTTATCTTTTAATAAATTAAAACCGGCAATGTCATTAACATCTAATTTATGAAAGTTAAGACGTTGGCTAAAACGTTGCCAAATACTTTCATCTAGTGGTTCAGTCATAAATGTGGTTAACGCATCTTTTGCAACCTCAGTGTAAGCGGCTTGATCCCAATCAGCTCGACCTACACCTAAAATTTTTGTCTGCTTTGGCAACTTTCCATATTTTTCTAATTGATATAGAGACGGTAAGAGTTTGCGCCTTGTTAAATCCCCTTTAGCGCCAAAAATTACCAAATCGCAAGCTGGGATATCAGACATGAGTTTCTCCTAAAATGGTGTAATCTACAATTTATTTTATTATGTTTGATACCAATATACATCAAGTTAATAGAATAAATTATAACAATAGGTATTTGTCGTTTTAAGACTATAGTAAAAAATAAAAGGTCACCATTTAGGTGACCTTTTATTTAAAGATATTGTTGAATGATTTTTCAACAAACATATGATTATGCGCGTACAAAATCCATGTGAACTAATTTTGGTTTAAATGGATGACGTTGTACTGCTTGCACTTTAGCTTTAACTGCTTTACCGTCGATTTCAATAGTTAGTACTTCAGAATAAAACTCTGGTTTTTCTTGCATATTGAAAATTTGATTGTGATCTAACACAATAGAAATTGCAGGTTCTGTTCCACCATAAACAATTGCTGGGAACTGACCAGCGTGACGCAGGCGGCGGCTCGCACCCTTACCATGCTCTTTTCTAACTTCTGCTTTAAATTTAAACATATTGATTTCTCTTGTTTATTCTAAATAAAAAACCAATTACAGGCGACCCAGTAGTTGGCTATAAAATTGATGCCCTAAAAAGCGCTAAGGATTATAAAGTGTTATGATTGTAAACGCAATCAAATAATCAGTTTAATAAAGATATAGTCTTATATTGATTGCGTTTGCAATATCAAAACCTAATGATTAAATAACTTCAATCTTAAATCCATATGTTGATTTCTGTATTGGCGATAATTTTAACGCCTTATTAATACGACACGTTTCAACACATACCATAGATTGATATTCTTCATCAGCAAAATCCGCCATTGCTTTAGCTTTATCTATCCAAGGATTCCAAGTAACAACATCACTTGCATTAACATTAGTTAATTTAATTGTTCGTTTACCATCGGTAATAAGGATTGAGTCATCCGCATGGGTATAAATGCGATCAACCTCTTGATTAAAGGTAAGTTGCCCTGAAATTGATGGTTTATTTTCAACTGCTAAGCGTTCTTGATAAGAATCGCCTAAACCTTTAACAGTGACATCATTAATATTATTAACTTCAAAATAAGTATGTAATGCACTTGTTGCTTCGAAATCCCCAGTGCAAGATAAATTCACTTCACACGTTTGTCCAACATGAATGGTTAACCAGGCTTGGAAAGGTTTTGTGGAAAACTGTTCTGTTTGCTGATTATTAGTTAATGATAAAGTTAAATTCACTCCATTATTATCTTCTTTGCAAGAATCTAATTTCCATTCAACCAGACGCGCAAAACCATGCATAGGATCACCCAATTTACCAAACCATGGCCAACAAATTGGTACTCCCCCTCTAATTGCAACTTCCTTTTTAAAGTTAGCTTTTTGACTTAACCAAATAACCGGTGTCGGTTCTGTTGAAGGTTGCCAAAATAAAAGATGAGCACCTTGTAACGATACTGCTGCTGAACACGTTTTATGTTTAATCACTATGACAGGCAATTCACCAAATGTACATTGATTAACTGATGCACTCACTAATGTACTTGATAAATCACTATCTAAAATCTGCTTAATAATACTCATATTTACTCCTAACTATCTAATTTGCTTGGCGAACATCGTCTTTAACTATTAATTGTACGCGCATTATTCTAATTATAAAAACGGAATAAAAGCTTTTTTTACTAAATTGAAGTAATATAGCCAGCTATTTCTTATCAGTTGCTGACACTTTTTTAAAAAATTTGAGGAAAGGTATATGGTTCAATATGAAATCCCGTTGAGTTTATATATACATATGCCATGGTGTGTACAAAAGTGTCCTTATTGTGATTTTAATTCACATAACATGAAGAAAACGCCCGATTATTCAGCATATATAAATCATTTAACTAATGATTTAAAACAAGACGTCGTGCTTTCAAATGATCGTCCTATTGACTCGATTTTTATTGGTGGAGGTACACCCAGTCTTTTCTCCGCGGAGTTAATTAATAAATTATTAATGAGTATAAATAAAATTATACCAATTAATCACGACGCAGAAATAACAATTGAAGCCAATCCTAATTCAGTTGATGTAGAAAGATTTAAGGGATATCAACAAGCTGGAATTAATCGAATATCAATTGGCGTACAAAGCTTTCAAGCAGATAAGCTTGCAAAATTAGGACGAGTTCATAATCCGCAAGAAGCAATAGATGCTGGAAAATTAGCACAAAATTTAAAGTTAAAAAGCTTTAATATAGATTTAATGCATGGCTTACCTAATCAAACAGTATATGATGCATTGAGTGATCTAAAACAGGCAATAGAAATTTCACCGCCACATTTATCTTGGTATCAACTTACAATAGAACCTAACACTTTATTTGGTTCTAAACCGCCTGTTTTACCTGATGATGATATGTTATGGGATATTTATCAACAAGGCCATCAATTATTAACTAAGCATGGTTACCTACAATATGAAACATCTGCTTATGCAAAGGCCAATTATCAATGCCAACATAATTTAAATTATTGGCGGTTTGGTGATTATATCGGTATTGGTTGTGGTGCTCATGGAAAATTAACCCAAAATGATGGCACAATTATTCGCACCGTAAAAACAAAACATCCTAAAGGATATTTAGAAGGACGTTATTTGGAGCAATCTTATACTGTCCCTAAAGATGAGTTAGCATTTGAATTTTTTATGAATAGATTTAGATTATTTGAAGCCACACCTAAATCCGAATTTGAACAACGAACTTTTTTACCTTTACACTCTATTGATAAGCAGATATCGACTGCTATTGAAAAAAAATATTTGATTGATAACAACCAATGCTGGCAAATCACAGAGCATGGGAAATTATTTTTAAATTCATTACTTGAAATATTCTTATAACGAAATCAGTTAAAAGATTTACTATTTATTAACAAAACAAATACTAACAATTTAACTAAACCTACGCATATCTTAACTAAAATTTATCTGAAAAGAGTGCATAATATGTACAACAATGCATTTATTTCATTGTTTTCCTATTCCTTATGTTTTCCCAATAACATTGTTATTGGGATTTTTTTAGGGTTTGAAATAAGATTAATTATTTATATTTTCCGATAAGAATTTTTCAATCGCGATAAGGGATGATGTTCCTTCCATTGGTCCTTTATAAGATGAAGACAACGCATAACAAGCATTTGCATACATTAAAGCCTGTTCAGCACTAAA
This Gilliamella sp. ESL0443 DNA region includes the following protein-coding sequences:
- the zwf gene encoding glucose-6-phosphate dehydrogenase, coding for MSDIPACDLVIFGAKGDLTRRKLLPSLYQLEKYGKLPKQTKILGVGRADWDQAAYTEVAKDALTTFMTEPLDESIWQRFSQRLNFHKLDVNDIAGFNLLKDKLEKSHPAIFYFAMHPNAFGTICQGLAEAGLNQAQNRIVMEKPLGFDLQSSKEINDSVAKFFSESQVYRIDHYLGKESVLNLLALRFANPVFASLWDRNSIDHVEITVAEQVGIEGRWGYFDKAGQMRDMVQNHLLQILTMIAMSPPANLEDNSLRREKIAVLNALRPINKANIREKVVRGQYTAGFVNGINVPGYLEEDGANKQSNTETFVAIRVDIDNWRWAGVPFYLRTGKRLPSKCSEVVVYFKSLPLNLFSESYSELPQNKLTIRLQPDEGMDIEILNKVPGLDSTHNLQTTKLDLSFSETFHQQSADAYERLLLEVMRGRQALFVHRDEVEAAWKWVDSIISAWKLDNEQPKIYPAGTWGPVASVALITKDGHSWHEFE
- the rplY gene encoding 50S ribosomal protein L25 — translated: MFKFKAEVRKEHGKGASRRLRHAGQFPAIVYGGTEPAISIVLDHNQIFNMQEKPEFYSEVLTIEIDGKAVKAKVQAVQRHPFKPKLVHMDFVRA
- a CDS encoding D-hexose-6-phosphate mutarotase, which translates into the protein MSIIKQILDSDLSSTLVSASVNQCTFGELPVIVIKHKTCSAAVSLQGAHLLFWQPSTEPTPVIWLSQKANFKKEVAIRGGVPICWPWFGKLGDPMHGFARLVEWKLDSCKEDNNGVNLTLSLTNNQQTEQFSTKPFQAWLTIHVGQTCEVNLSCTGDFEATSALHTYFEVNNINDVTVKGLGDSYQERLAVENKPSISGQLTFNQEVDRIYTHADDSILITDGKRTIKLTNVNASDVVTWNPWIDKAKAMADFADEEYQSMVCVETCRINKALKLSPIQKSTYGFKIEVI
- the hemW gene encoding radical SAM family heme chaperone HemW gives rise to the protein MVQYEIPLSLYIHMPWCVQKCPYCDFNSHNMKKTPDYSAYINHLTNDLKQDVVLSNDRPIDSIFIGGGTPSLFSAELINKLLMSINKIIPINHDAEITIEANPNSVDVERFKGYQQAGINRISIGVQSFQADKLAKLGRVHNPQEAIDAGKLAQNLKLKSFNIDLMHGLPNQTVYDALSDLKQAIEISPPHLSWYQLTIEPNTLFGSKPPVLPDDDMLWDIYQQGHQLLTKHGYLQYETSAYAKANYQCQHNLNYWRFGDYIGIGCGAHGKLTQNDGTIIRTVKTKHPKGYLEGRYLEQSYTVPKDELAFEFFMNRFRLFEATPKSEFEQRTFLPLHSIDKQISTAIEKKYLIDNNQCWQITEHGKLFLNSLLEIFL